One window from the genome of Lysobacter helvus encodes:
- a CDS encoding septal ring lytic transglycosylase RlpA family protein, with the protein MKRMLPALALFLAACSSAPPKASAPPPTPVATRASHGDAKPATRRSPYAPAQEDLSKRGNYTAGGLYAPEIADSAPDEIPDVDQIPEPEVRAEPRSRYGNRDYDVLGKHYHVLDDPSGYVETGLASFYGNKFHGRRTSSLEVYDMYAFSAAHKTLPLPSFARVTNLANGKSVIVRVNDRGPFHDGRVIDLSYAAAVKLGVHRAGTARVEVRALTVDDRGPDMRMAAAPAVVAPAVVAPPVPAPPSALDRVVAALPIASAEAGERKPAAKEVQPAPPGPWRFDMKQDGKAMTADEFDAWMKARRVRVATGKSGEPDAARDAPAPVRQDAPRVVERAPSKPAAAPATPSAGGDAVVLQVASFAARGNAERALAMLEGAGIRGARLMDAVASGKPVWRLRVGPVASDRVSELSATVAGLGFGRPNIVRD; encoded by the coding sequence ATGAAACGCATGCTGCCGGCGCTGGCCCTCTTCCTTGCCGCCTGCAGCAGTGCGCCGCCCAAAGCGTCGGCCCCGCCGCCGACGCCGGTCGCCACGCGTGCATCCCACGGCGATGCGAAACCCGCGACGCGCCGTTCGCCGTATGCGCCCGCGCAGGAAGACCTGTCGAAGCGCGGCAACTACACCGCCGGCGGCTTGTACGCGCCGGAGATCGCCGACAGCGCGCCGGATGAAATCCCCGACGTCGACCAGATCCCCGAACCCGAAGTCCGCGCCGAACCGCGTTCGCGTTACGGCAACCGCGATTACGACGTGCTCGGCAAGCACTACCACGTGCTCGACGATCCGTCGGGTTACGTCGAGACCGGCCTGGCGTCGTTTTACGGCAACAAGTTCCATGGCCGCCGCACGTCGTCGCTCGAGGTGTACGACATGTACGCGTTCAGCGCGGCGCACAAGACGTTGCCGCTGCCGTCGTTCGCGCGCGTGACCAATCTCGCGAACGGGAAGTCGGTGATCGTGCGCGTCAACGATCGCGGGCCGTTCCACGACGGGCGCGTCATCGACCTGAGTTACGCCGCCGCGGTGAAGCTGGGCGTGCATCGCGCCGGCACCGCGCGCGTGGAAGTGCGTGCGCTCACCGTCGACGATCGCGGCCCCGACATGCGCATGGCCGCAGCGCCTGCGGTTGTCGCGCCTGCCGTCGTCGCGCCGCCGGTGCCCGCACCGCCGAGCGCGCTCGATCGCGTCGTCGCCGCCTTGCCGATCGCCAGCGCCGAAGCCGGCGAACGCAAACCCGCCGCAAAGGAAGTCCAGCCCGCGCCGCCCGGCCCGTGGCGCTTCGACATGAAGCAGGACGGGAAGGCGATGACCGCCGACGAGTTCGATGCCTGGATGAAAGCGCGCCGCGTGCGCGTGGCCACGGGCAAGTCGGGCGAGCCCGATGCTGCACGCGACGCCCCGGCCCCCGTTCGCCAGGACGCGCCGCGCGTAGTCGAACGCGCGCCGTCGAAACCCGCCGCCGCGCCTGCCACGCCATCGGCCGGCGGCGACGCCGTCGTCCTCCAGGTCGCCAGCTTCGCGGCCCGCGGCAACGCCGAACGCGCGCTGGCGATGCTCGAAGGCGCCGGCATCCGCGGTGCGCGCCTGATGGATGCCGTCGCCTCGGGCAAGCCGGTCTGGCGCCTGCGCGTGGGCCCGGTCGCGTCCGATCGCGTGTCGGAACTCAGCGCCACCGTCGCCGGTCTGGGCTTCGGCCGTCCCAACATCGTGCGCGACTAA
- the lipA gene encoding lipoyl synthase: MSDTKSIPLTVIADAPSLTPGAKQVAGDKIGRSPVQFADAPVLRKPSWIRVRIPSGNSVANLKAKLRENRLVTVCEEASCPNIHECFGHGTATFMILGDVCTRRCSFCDVAHGRPKPPDPSEPIHLATTIADMGLKYVVITSVDRDDLRDGGAQHFVDCINEVRTHSPRTKIEILTPDFRGKGRMERALDILATNPPDVFNHNVETVPDLYPNVRPGADYAWSLTLLKKFKAQHPEVATKSGIMLGLGETLEQVQGTLRDLRAHDVDMVTIGQYLQPSAHHHPVLRYWTPDEFKAFEDYGMSLGFTHVASGPLVRSSYHADRQAADAGFVAA, translated from the coding sequence ATGAGCGACACCAAGTCCATCCCGCTGACCGTCATCGCCGACGCGCCGTCGCTCACGCCGGGCGCAAAGCAAGTCGCGGGCGACAAGATCGGCCGCTCGCCGGTGCAGTTCGCCGACGCGCCCGTGCTGCGCAAGCCCTCGTGGATCCGCGTGCGCATCCCGTCCGGGAATTCGGTGGCCAACCTCAAGGCCAAGCTGCGCGAAAACCGCCTGGTCACCGTGTGCGAGGAAGCCAGCTGCCCGAACATCCACGAGTGCTTCGGACACGGCACCGCGACGTTCATGATCCTCGGCGACGTGTGCACGCGCCGCTGCTCGTTCTGCGACGTGGCCCACGGCCGCCCGAAGCCGCCGGATCCGAGCGAACCGATCCACCTGGCGACCACCATCGCCGACATGGGCCTGAAGTACGTCGTGATCACCTCGGTCGATCGCGACGACCTGCGCGACGGCGGCGCCCAGCACTTCGTCGACTGCATCAACGAAGTCCGCACGCACAGCCCGCGCACGAAGATCGAAATCCTCACGCCCGACTTCCGCGGCAAGGGCCGCATGGAACGCGCGCTGGACATCCTGGCCACCAACCCGCCGGACGTCTTCAACCACAACGTGGAAACCGTCCCGGACCTGTATCCGAACGTGAGGCCGGGTGCGGATTACGCCTGGTCGCTCACGCTGCTGAAGAAGTTCAAGGCACAGCACCCGGAAGTCGCCACCAAGTCCGGGATCATGCTGGGCCTGGGCGAAACCCTGGAGCAGGTGCAGGGCACGCTGCGCGACCTGCGCGCGCACGACGTCGACATGGTGACCATCGGCCAGTACCTGCAGCCGAGCGCGCACCACCACCCGGTGCTGCGTTACTGGACGCCCGATGAGTTCAAGGCGTTCGAGGACTACGGCATGTCGCTGGGCTTCACGCACGTCGCGTCGGGCCCGCTGGTACGGTCGTCGTACCACGCCGATCGCCAAGCGGCCGACGCGGGCTTCGTGGCCGCCTGA
- a CDS encoding winged helix-turn-helix domain-containing protein yields MHTPNPNAPAARFRFGACVLDPARRELLCDDVHRPLPARVFTCLLHLIAHRDRAVGRDELVRAVFGRPDVSDAQLAQVVLRARRALGDNGQAQRVIRTVPSYGFRWAADVVEEVRVARTLATPHGWEIAGAWEEPR; encoded by the coding sequence ATGCACACCCCGAACCCCAATGCGCCGGCCGCCCGCTTCCGATTCGGCGCCTGCGTCCTCGATCCCGCGCGCCGCGAACTGCTGTGCGACGACGTGCACCGGCCCTTGCCCGCACGGGTGTTCACGTGCCTGCTCCACCTGATCGCCCATCGCGATCGCGCGGTGGGCCGCGACGAACTCGTCCGCGCGGTGTTCGGCCGCCCCGACGTCTCCGATGCACAACTGGCGCAGGTGGTCCTGCGTGCGCGGCGCGCGCTCGGCGACAACGGGCAGGCGCAGCGCGTCATTCGCACGGTGCCGAGCTACGGATTCCGCTGGGCCGCCGACGTGGTGGAGGAAGTGCGCGTCGCGCGCACGCTGGCGACACCGCACGGATGGGAAATCGCGGGCGCCTGGGAAGAACCGCGATAA
- a CDS encoding D-alanyl-D-alanine carboxypeptidase family protein, which translates to MNLRPVAALALAALATTTLGIAIAQTPAPAKPAAPAALSDALPVPPPPAVSAKAWVLMDYATGQVLAGEHYDDRVEPASITKVMTSYVVAAEMKSGKVKANDPVMMSEHAWREGGAGTEGSYSGFEVNKTAPLVEMEKGMVIQSGNDAAIALAEHVAGSEDAFASLMNAYGKRIGLKNSHWVNPHGLSAPEHYTTAHDLALLGRAMIRDYPESYAYNKIKEYTVGPITQQNRNLLLWRDPSVDGIKTGHHSGAGYCLMASAKRGDQRLISVVMGDTSENQRAVDSQALLNWGFRFYETHRLYEGSKAISKQKVWKGAADEVQLGLAEPMLVSTPRGKYAQLKPSMELPKTLVAPIAKGQKIGTVKVMLDGKVIAQRPLVALNAVEEGGFFKRMWDELMMWWNS; encoded by the coding sequence ATGAACCTTCGTCCCGTCGCCGCCCTCGCGCTCGCCGCCCTTGCCACCACCACGCTCGGGATCGCGATCGCGCAGACACCCGCGCCGGCCAAGCCCGCCGCACCCGCCGCGCTGAGCGATGCGCTGCCCGTGCCGCCGCCGCCGGCCGTGAGCGCGAAAGCCTGGGTGCTGATGGATTACGCCACCGGCCAGGTGCTGGCGGGCGAGCATTACGACGATCGCGTCGAACCGGCCAGCATCACCAAGGTGATGACCAGCTACGTCGTCGCCGCGGAAATGAAGTCGGGCAAGGTCAAGGCCAACGACCCGGTGATGATGAGCGAGCACGCGTGGCGCGAAGGCGGCGCCGGCACCGAAGGCAGCTACAGCGGCTTCGAAGTGAACAAGACCGCGCCGCTGGTCGAGATGGAAAAGGGCATGGTGATCCAGTCCGGCAACGACGCGGCGATCGCGCTCGCCGAACACGTCGCCGGCAGCGAAGACGCCTTCGCCTCGCTGATGAATGCCTACGGCAAGCGCATCGGCCTGAAGAACTCGCACTGGGTGAATCCGCACGGCCTGTCCGCGCCGGAGCACTACACCACCGCGCACGACCTCGCGCTGCTCGGCCGCGCGATGATCCGCGACTATCCCGAGTCGTACGCGTACAACAAGATCAAGGAATACACGGTCGGCCCGATCACGCAGCAGAACCGCAACCTGCTGCTGTGGCGCGACCCGTCGGTCGACGGCATCAAGACCGGCCACCACAGCGGCGCCGGCTACTGCCTGATGGCCTCGGCCAAGCGCGGCGACCAGCGCCTGATTTCCGTCGTCATGGGCGACACCAGCGAGAACCAGCGCGCGGTGGATTCGCAGGCGCTGCTCAACTGGGGTTTCCGCTTCTACGAAACGCACCGCCTGTACGAAGGCAGCAAGGCGATTTCGAAGCAGAAGGTGTGGAAGGGCGCCGCCGACGAAGTGCAGCTGGGCCTGGCCGAACCGATGCTCGTGAGCACGCCGCGCGGTAAGTACGCCCAGCTCAAGCCGAGCATGGAACTCCCGAAGACGCTCGTCGCCCCGATCGCGAAGGGCCAGAAGATCGGCACCGTGAAGGTGATGCTGGACGGCAAGGTGATCGCGCAGCGTCCGCTGGTGGCGCTCAATGCGGTGGAAGAAGGTGGCTTCTTCAAGCGCATGTGGGATGAGCTGATGATGTGGTGGAACAGCTGA
- a CDS encoding DUF493 family protein, whose product MDINSDNPEHGFQFPGTFELSAMGAADKDLQAELPKLLIDAGIDVVHESVSWKHSSNGKYVSVRIAFRAENRAQYDAAHAALRTHPEVKWTL is encoded by the coding sequence ATGGACATCAACTCCGACAATCCCGAGCACGGCTTCCAGTTCCCCGGCACCTTCGAGCTTTCGGCGATGGGCGCGGCCGACAAGGACCTGCAGGCCGAATTGCCGAAACTGCTGATCGACGCCGGCATCGACGTCGTGCACGAGTCGGTCAGCTGGAAGCATTCCTCCAACGGCAAGTACGTGTCGGTGCGCATCGCCTTCCGCGCGGAAAACCGCGCGCAGTACGACGCCGCGCACGCGGCCCTGCGCACCCATCCCGAAGTGAAGTGGACGCTGTAG
- the lipB gene encoding lipoyl(octanoyl) transferase LipB: protein MDAVVAPPELREALVRDLGRRAYEPVWRAMQAFTDARTDDTPDEIWLVEHDPVFTLGQAGKPEHVLMPGDIPVLHVDRGGQVTYHGPGQIVAYPLLDLKRLKVGVREYVHRIEQAIIDTLGDWNIHAVRRDGAPGVYVNDAKVAALGIRVRRGCTFHGLAFNIAMDLKPFHRINPCGYAGLQVTSMADLGGPSSLDAVKTRLLEHLAVQFGLHPSPAAPEPFA, encoded by the coding sequence GTGGACGCTGTAGTCGCGCCGCCCGAGTTGCGCGAGGCGCTGGTCCGCGACCTCGGCCGCCGCGCGTACGAACCGGTCTGGCGCGCCATGCAGGCCTTCACCGATGCGCGCACCGACGACACGCCGGATGAAATCTGGCTCGTCGAACACGATCCCGTCTTCACCCTCGGCCAGGCCGGCAAGCCCGAACACGTGCTGATGCCGGGCGACATCCCGGTCCTCCACGTCGACCGCGGCGGCCAGGTCACCTACCACGGCCCCGGCCAGATCGTGGCCTACCCGCTGCTCGACCTGAAGCGCCTGAAAGTGGGCGTGCGCGAATACGTGCACCGCATCGAGCAGGCCATCATCGACACGCTCGGCGACTGGAACATCCACGCCGTGCGCCGCGACGGCGCCCCGGGCGTCTACGTCAACGACGCCAAGGTCGCCGCGCTCGGCATCCGCGTGCGCCGCGGCTGCACCTTCCACGGCCTGGCCTTCAACATCGCGATGGACCTGAAACCCTTCCACCGCATCAATCCCTGCGGCTACGCCGGCCTGCAGGTGACCTCGATGGCGGACCTGGGCGGTCCTTCCAGCCTGGACGCGGTGAAAACGCGGCTGCTGGAACACCTCGCCGTACAATTCGGCCTGCATCCTTCGCCGGCCGCCCCCGAGCCCTTCGCATGA